Genomic segment of Arachnia propionica:
GCAGGTGTCAAGGGCGTAGGTGAAGTCGCGATGGGCCGTGAGTGGCTCACCGATGAGCAGCTGGGTTTCCGCATCCCAGAAGCGAACGAGACCGTCCTGGTGTGCGCTGACGAGCAGTACCGCGTCATCCAGGGCCATGGATATCAGCCGCATCACTTTGCCGCCGTGCCCGATCAGCGGACCACCGACTTGACGTGCGGTGAACGGGTCCCAGACCCGAATCGTGCCATCGAAGCCTGCACTGGCGAGCCGCTGGTGTCCATCCCGGGTGGTGAAGGCGGTGATGTCCGACACACTGCTGCTGTGACCCGCGAGTGGAATCGACGGCGCCGCTGGAAGGCGAGCCGCGGAACGGACGCTCCACCGGGCGGGGTCGGTGACGGTGGATGGCTGGTCGGTGAACCACGCTGTGGCGAGTTGCCGGATGCCTTGCCGGTCCTCCGGTTTCGCTGTGGCAAGAAGATGCGAGATGGCCAATACCCCCGCGACCTCCGGAGGAAGCGGAGTGCGTCCGAAGGCATGGGTCATGATCAGTGTGGCCAGCCCGTCAAGATCGGCGTCATCCCGCATGATTTCCTTGGCAACATGCTGGATCCACGCTTCGATACTTGTGAACTTTTCAGGGTGAAGAATGAAAGTCACAGAACAAGTGTACGAAGTGGTGCGCTATGCGTTTCATGAAAAGCGACGAAAAGCAGGCTTGAGCGAATGCGCGGGCGGTTTCATGGAGTTGTAGCAGCAGTGTCTGTTGTGGAGGATCGCAGGGGCGAACCGTGTCGGTTGGGTGTCGGGTTGCGTGGCCGCGTCGACCGGTGAATCCTCAGGACCCCTGCATTTTGGTGATCCGCCTCGCGACCGTCATCGCCTTGCTGTTGCCTTTCCGGGCGGCCAGTGCCGCGACGTTCGGCAGGTCGACGGCGACCCCCGCCGCCCGCACCTCCGGGAGGTAACGCAGCACCGCCTCCAGTGTCGTCGCCGTCGCCGCCGTGGTTTTCCGCTGCCCCGCGAGTTCCTCCGCGATTGCCACCAGCAACGGCCATGCCAGGGCCAACCCGCCGGCGTCGGCGATGGTGCACAGGACCGTCACCGTCTTCGCAGGCGAATGGGGCCAGGTCTCGTGTTTTGCCCGCGGCATGTCGTTGAGCTCGTCCCACCAGGGGCTCCGCCAGGCGTCGACGAGGTCGCCGGGGTGCAGGCGGCCCTCGTCCCAGGCGGTCAGGAGGGCCTCGGCGACGCGGTCGCGGTCCTTCAGTGCCGCCCCCGAGATCACGGCGAGGGCGACGAACGACAGCACCGGTCCGAACCGCTCCGCCACCGCCGCGATCGGGAGGAAATCGTCAACCGCTTTGGTGGGAGAGTAATTCCCGAGGTCCTGCAGGACCAGTGCCGCGGGGCGGGTCGGGTGCTCCGGGAGCAGCGTCAGGGCGGCCTCGGAGTCCGAGTCGTACAAGATTGAGCCGCGGGGCCGGACGCGAACCTCGGTGCCGTCGTCCCTCACCGACTCGATGCGGATCACCGCGTTGGGGTCCGGTTCCGGCCAGGCCTCGGGCAGGTCCCGCACCGTCTCCCAGTAGAAGCTGCGATCCGGGTGGAACCGTTCCACCCAGGCGCTGCGCAGTCCGAGCGGCCCGAACGTGCCGGGCTCGTCGCCGTCGGCGATCAGCCTCGCGACTGGGCGGTTCAGGTGCGGACGATCGTCCTCGTACGCTGGGCTGAGCTGGAGCGCGCCGGGGCGGGGTTCGTCGTCGCGCCAGCGGGCGAGCACCCCGGACAGGCGGACCTCGACGCCGCGGATGGGCAGGTCGAGGTCGGAGACATCCCGCGGGGCGCAGGTGCGGTCGAGACGGGCCAGGGCCACGGCGACGTCAGTGGGCACCAGCTCCACCCCGGCCTCCCGGAACCTGCCGACCCGCTCCCGGAAGACCTCCCAGGCGACGCGGAACCCCTCGTGGGTGGGGGTGGACAGCAGGCAGGGCAGCTCGCCGAGCAGTCCGAGGACGTCGCGGGCCCGCTGCGCCGCGAGGAAGGACAGGGGACCACCCTGCGAAGCGGCGGACCGGATACCCTGGCCGGGGACGATGGTGCCATCACCCAGGCACACGACCAGCCGAGTCAGGAAACCACACCAGCCGTCCGGCGACGCGTTCCTCCCGATCAGCCGGACCAGATGTTCGGGGCCGCCTGCGCGGGCGGTGGCGACGAGGGTCGCTAGGAGACGCTCGTAGCGGAAGGCGCTCAACCACCAGCGGGTGTCGATGTCGGTGAGCAGCGCCAGCAGGGCGGGTTCGTCGAGGACCAGGGCGTCGTCGGTGAACTCGGGAAGAAGCTCCGGCACCGGCAGCGATGGTTCCCGCCACAACCCGAGCGGCTCCTCCTCGGGCGGGGCGGCGTCCCAGCCGTCCAGGAGTTCCCGGGCCAGTTCGGCGGTGGCGGTATCCGCGCCGGCGACCAGCGCCTCGACGGTCCCGACGAGATCCTGCGACGGCGCCCCCAACCCGCGGAGGGCCTTCAGGACGTCGCGTTTGACGCCCTTCTCCTTGCGGACCAGGACGTCGAGGGCCAGGGCGGTCAGGTCCTCGTCGCCGAGGCCGTCGACCAGCAGACACCCGGTGAAGAGTTTCACGACGGTTTTGTCGGCGTTCGGCAGCCCCGCCAGCAGGCGGGGCCGCTCCGCGGAAAGCAGGCCCTCCAGATCCAGCGCCCGCAGCCAGTGCACGACGGCCTGCTGGGCGGTGGGGCGGTCGCCGCGTTCGACGACCCGGAGCAGCGCGTCCAGCAGGGCGGGGTCGTTCGTGGGTTCCCGTTTCCGCAGGGCCTTCGCCTTCTCGCGGATGCCGGACTCGTCCCTGTCGAGGCCGGGAAAGGTGAGGGCGTTCGGGGATTCACAGGCCTGCAGGAAGTGCTCCTGCCAGCGTGTGCCGGGCGTGGGATCGGAGTTGTTGCTGGACCAGCCCGTCCAGTAGTTGGTGTGGTCCGCCCCTGGCAGCGGCAGCTCCAGGGCGACGCACAGGGGGCCGACGAGATGGCTGATCTGCCAGAGGTTGTCGCGTTTCCTCAGCAGGGCCACCACGAGTTTCTCCACCCAGTCCGCACCCCGGCCTGCGAGCAAGGCCACCGCCTCGTCGATGGCGTCGTCGTCCTTCAGGGAGGTGACCGTCGAGAAATCGAACGCCGCCGCGGTCTGGGCGGGGGTGCTGCCCAGCGCGGCGGTGAGCAGCATCAGGCGTGCGTCGGGGAACCCCCATTTGTCGGTCAACGCAGCCTTGATGGCGCGACGGCCCTTCTTCAACACCCGCGACCTCGCCGCCCGCTCCTTGGGGGCCAGCGACTCCAGTTCCTTGATGAGGTGCCCAAGGCTGGTGGCCTCCTTGGTCATCCGGACGAGGTCGGCCTCCTCCGGGGTGAGTTCCCGGTCAGTCATGGTGGGCTCCCGTCTTCTAGGCAGCGGGTTTCGTGGATCCGGTTCCATCCCATGATTCCAGCAGTGAAGCGGCCAGCCGGGCAGCGGGCAATGCCGCCGACCGCCGATCCGTGATATCTGTTGGATCCTGCTGAACCATCCGGGAGGTCTGGTGAGAATCTGGTCGTTGCATCCGGAATACCTGGACAGGCAGGGGCTGGTCGCCTGCTGGCGGGAGTCGTTGCTGGCGCAGAAGGTCCTCGCCGGGAAAACCGTCGGCTACACCCGGCATCCGCAGCTCACCAGGTTCCGGGTCCTCGACGATCCGCTGGCCGGGATCGGTTCCTACCTGCGGGGACTCGCGGACGAGGCGGGACGCCGGGGCTACCGATTCGACATCACCCGGATCGTGAGATCCGATCGTGCGCTCACGCTCACCGTCACCCGCGGGCAGCTCGACGTCGAGGCCTCCCACCTGCTCGCCAAACTGAAGGAGCGTTCACCCGAGCGGGTTGCAGGATTCCCCAAGCCCGCGGATCTGCTTCCGCACCCGCTGTTCACCGTCGTCCCGGGGCCGGTTGCCGACTGGGAACGCGCCCGGTCACAGCTTTGACACGATCAGTTTCGCCACCCTCACGGCCTTGATGGGGGCCTTCCGTCTCGCCAGCGCCGTGACGTTCGGCAGGTCGACGGGGACGCCCGCGGCCCGCACCTCGGGAAGGTAGTGCAGCAGCGACTCCAGCACGGTGGAGGCCGGGGCCGGGATCCGCTCCTGGCCCGATATCTCCTCCGCCATGGCGGTCAGCAGCGGCCACGTCAGGGCCAGACCTCCCGCATCGGCGATGCGCCCCAGGGTTTCGGTGACCCTGGGGGCCGAGAACTCCCGGATCCCACGCCACGGGCTGCGCCAGGCCGAGACGAGATCGTCGGCGGTGAGGCGTTCCTCGTCCCAGGCCGTGAGGATCAGGGCCGCGGCGCGGTCGCGGTCCTTCGTGGTCGTGTCCGAGGCCAGCGCCAAGGATGCAAAGGAGGCCACCGGTCCGAACCGGGGGACGGTGGTTGCGATCCGTTCGAAGATGCTCAGGGCGAACGTTCTCGAGGCGTAAAGGACCAGACCCGCGGGGCGGGCCGGGTGTTCGGGCAGCATCACCAACACCCACGGGTCCTCCTGGTGGGCGTATATCGGCTGATAAGGGAGGCTCCAATGGCTGTGGATCCCCAATAACTCGTGACTTGTGGGTTCGTCCCCGTCGATCTCCAGCAGCCTGGACGGGGGAATGTGGCTCTGCTCGCCCTGTGTGGTCAGGCTGCGCAGCTCGCCGGGCCGCGCCGGGTGGTCGCGCCAGTGAGCGATCACCGTCGCAAGGTCGACCGGCATGCCGTGGACGGGCTGTTCGAACGCGGACAGGCCCTTGGGTGCCTTTGAACGGTCCAGCCGGGCCAGCGCCACCGCGACGTCCGTCGGGAGCACCGCCAGGTTCGCTTCCCGGTAGCGACGCGCCCGCTTGGCGAACACCGCCCACGCCACCTGGAAACCGGTGTGGGTGGGGGTGGACAGCAGGCAGGGCAGCTCGCCGAGCCGGCCGAGGGCGTCGCTGGCGCGCTGCACGGGCAGGAAGGTCAGAGGCCGCGACTCCAGCATCATCGGTTGCCTCAGCTCGCCGTCGCCCCGTCTGCCCAGTTTCTCCAGAAGCTGAGCCAGGATCGAGTTGTGCGGACTGGTGTGTCTGATGCCGGTGCGAATGGCGTGCCTGACCCGGACCGGGCCGCGCGCGTGTGCCGTCGCGACCAGCGCCGCCAGGGCGTGTTCCTGAAGATCGGGGTTGCCCCGCCGATCGGTGTTCACCTTCGCGATCAGCGCCGCCAGGCCTGGATCGTCGAGGATCAGGGCGGTGTCGGTGTGGTCGCGCAACGGCTGCGGGCAGCGGCCCGCCGGGGCGCGCCACAGACCGAGCGTTCCCGCGTCCTGTTCCCGGGAAGCGGGGATGCCGGGGACCAGGTCGCCGCCGGGGGATGGCTGCGGCTGCCCGGTGGGTCCGGTGTTCCAGTGCTCCAGGAGGTCTCTGGCCAGGGCGGCGTTGGTGGTGTCCTGATCCGTCGCAATCAACTGGACGGTGTCAAGGAGATCCTGCGACGGTGCGGTGAGCCGGGTGGCCGCCTTCACCACGATGCGTGTCAGGCCCTTCTCGCTGCGGGGCAGGATGGCCAGGGCCAGGTCGGTGAGATCGGCGTCGGAGAGGTCGGCGGCGAGCAGTTGTTTGATGGCCAGTTTCGCGAAGGCACCGCCGGCGTTGGGCAGGGCGGCGATCACGCGGGTTCGTTCGGTCGGGAGCAGGGGGATCAGGCCGAGGCCCTCCAGCCACAGCATCGCGATCCGTTGGCCGCCGATGCGGTCGCCGCGGTCGAAGATCTGAAGCAGGGCCCGCAGCAGGGCCGGGTCGTCGGTGGGTTCGGCAGCGCGCAGGTTCCGGGCGCGACGGACCACCTGATCCAGGTAGGTGGTCCTGTCGCCGTGGGGCACCACGAAGGCGTTGGGCGCGGCGCAGGCGGCGATGAAACGCTTCTCCCAGCGGCAGTGATGGGCTGGTGCCGAGCGGGTCCGCATCCAGCCCAGCCAGTAGCGGGGAGCGTCGGGGAGGGGCAGTTCGAAGGTGTCGATGAGCGGATCGAGCAACGGGGGGACGTGCTCGGCCAGGCTGACCTTTCTCAGGGCGGCCGCGACGAACTCCCGCACCCAGTCCTCGCCGCGGGCCGTGAGTCTTTCCACCACGCAGGCCCGCGCCGGTTTGTCCCGCACCAGCAGTTTCACGGACCACTCGCCCAGGGTGGCGGCCACCTGCGCGGGTGTGGTGTCCAGGAAGGCGGCAAGCAGGATGTAGCGGTACTCGAAATCGAAGGTAGCCTTGCCGCGTAGCACCGACAGCGACTTCTTGGCCAGTGCGCGCTGCTCCGGAGAGAGCCGTTCCAGTTCACCCAGCAGATCCCTGGTGGTTCGGGTCCGGTTGATGAGGCGGTGAAGCACCAGTTCGTCCGGGGTGAGAGACCTGTCTGCCATGATCCTGTTTCCTGTCGTTCAATCGGGTTCGGAGGGCGTCCTGCTCAGCTCGGCGGCCAGGATGTGTTTGCACACTCCTCGCGATCCCGTGTGGCCGCGCCACCAGGGGCAGGTGCAGCTAGGCGGGTCGGTGCGGACGATGTACTCGTCGTGGTCGCCCCGCACCCGGAACGCCCCGGGGTGTTCGTCGAACGGCCGCACCGCGCCGGCGGTGACGAGGCGTTTCGCGTGCCTCAGGCGCGGGTTGTCCTTGATCACCCGGTCGGCGTCGCTGGGCAGCTCCCGGTGGAAATAGGCCTGCTCGTACAGGTCGAAACCCACCCTGCCGTCGCCGGCCAGCACTGCCAGGCCCTGCCCCGTGCGTTCCTCGTCCAACCCGGTTTCCGCGACCAGCGAGGCGATCTCGATGCGGGGCTCGAACGCCAGGCAGGCCGAGATCAAAGCGGAATCGTCGACGGCGGTGGGGGCGGCCAGTTTCGTCAGCAACGCGCCCTCGCCCGAGAAACCCCGGTAGTGCTCGGCGGTGAGGGTGAACGTCAGCCTCCCGTGGGGCAGCGAGAACTCCCACACCGACGCCGCCATGGGTGCCTGCGGCAGACCGTAGACCCGCATCCTGGTGATCTGCGGACCGAGGCGGCGGGCCGCTCGCAACCGGTTCAGGCCCTCCGCGTACACGGTGCCCTTCCCGGGGCGCAGCGCCGGTTTCACTCCCATCCGCGAGACGCTCCAGTGTCCCCGGCGGCCCGTCCCCGACGGCAGCGTGGCCAGGAACTGCCGGGTCTGCACGGCCGGTGCCTCGCCGATCAGCTCCAGTTCCCGGGTCAGCTCCTGCGACGACCCGAGTGCCTTCAACCAGCGATCCGGTAACTCCACCTTCCTTTCCACGTGCGTGGCATCGAGGGTGGAGACGCGCAGCTCGTCGTTGCCGACGGCCAGGTGCATCAGCTCCGACGGCGAGACCTGCCCGAGGGTTTCCCGCAACGGCTGGTTGATGTCGACGTTGGTGGTGCCGTGGCGGATCTCACCCCCGTCGAAGG
This window contains:
- a CDS encoding DUF6493 family protein — encoded protein: MTDRELTPEEADLVRMTKEATSLGHLIKELESLAPKERAARSRVLKKGRRAIKAALTDKWGFPDARLMLLTAALGSTPAQTAAAFDFSTVTSLKDDDAIDEAVALLAGRGADWVEKLVVALLRKRDNLWQISHLVGPLCVALELPLPGADHTNYWTGWSSNNSDPTPGTRWQEHFLQACESPNALTFPGLDRDESGIREKAKALRKREPTNDPALLDALLRVVERGDRPTAQQAVVHWLRALDLEGLLSAERPRLLAGLPNADKTVVKLFTGCLLVDGLGDEDLTALALDVLVRKEKGVKRDVLKALRGLGAPSQDLVGTVEALVAGADTATAELARELLDGWDAAPPEEEPLGLWREPSLPVPELLPEFTDDALVLDEPALLALLTDIDTRWWLSAFRYERLLATLVATARAGGPEHLVRLIGRNASPDGWCGFLTRLVVCLGDGTIVPGQGIRSAASQGGPLSFLAAQRARDVLGLLGELPCLLSTPTHEGFRVAWEVFRERVGRFREAGVELVPTDVAVALARLDRTCAPRDVSDLDLPIRGVEVRLSGVLARWRDDEPRPGALQLSPAYEDDRPHLNRPVARLIADGDEPGTFGPLGLRSAWVERFHPDRSFYWETVRDLPEAWPEPDPNAVIRIESVRDDGTEVRVRPRGSILYDSDSEAALTLLPEHPTRPAALVLQDLGNYSPTKAVDDFLPIAAVAERFGPVLSFVALAVISGAALKDRDRVAEALLTAWDEGRLHPGDLVDAWRSPWWDELNDMPRAKHETWPHSPAKTVTVLCTIADAGGLALAWPLLVAIAEELAGQRKTTAATATTLEAVLRYLPEVRAAGVAVDLPNVAALAARKGNSKAMTVARRITKMQGS
- a CDS encoding pyrimidine dimer DNA glycosylase/endonuclease V; protein product: MRIWSLHPEYLDRQGLVACWRESLLAQKVLAGKTVGYTRHPQLTRFRVLDDPLAGIGSYLRGLADEAGRRGYRFDITRIVRSDRALTLTVTRGQLDVEASHLLAKLKERSPERVAGFPKPADLLPHPLFTVVPGPVADWERARSQL
- a CDS encoding DUF6493 family protein, which encodes MADRSLTPDELVLHRLINRTRTTRDLLGELERLSPEQRALAKKSLSVLRGKATFDFEYRYILLAAFLDTTPAQVAATLGEWSVKLLVRDKPARACVVERLTARGEDWVREFVAAALRKVSLAEHVPPLLDPLIDTFELPLPDAPRYWLGWMRTRSAPAHHCRWEKRFIAACAAPNAFVVPHGDRTTYLDQVVRRARNLRAAEPTDDPALLRALLQIFDRGDRIGGQRIAMLWLEGLGLIPLLPTERTRVIAALPNAGGAFAKLAIKQLLAADLSDADLTDLALAILPRSEKGLTRIVVKAATRLTAPSQDLLDTVQLIATDQDTTNAALARDLLEHWNTGPTGQPQPSPGGDLVPGIPASREQDAGTLGLWRAPAGRCPQPLRDHTDTALILDDPGLAALIAKVNTDRRGNPDLQEHALAALVATAHARGPVRVRHAIRTGIRHTSPHNSILAQLLEKLGRRGDGELRQPMMLESRPLTFLPVQRASDALGRLGELPCLLSTPTHTGFQVAWAVFAKRARRYREANLAVLPTDVAVALARLDRSKAPKGLSAFEQPVHGMPVDLATVIAHWRDHPARPGELRSLTTQGEQSHIPPSRLLEIDGDEPTSHELLGIHSHWSLPYQPIYAHQEDPWVLVMLPEHPARPAGLVLYASRTFALSIFERIATTVPRFGPVASFASLALASDTTTKDRDRAAALILTAWDEERLTADDLVSAWRSPWRGIREFSAPRVTETLGRIADAGGLALTWPLLTAMAEEISGQERIPAPASTVLESLLHYLPEVRAAGVPVDLPNVTALARRKAPIKAVRVAKLIVSKL
- a CDS encoding SWIM zinc finger family protein, yielding MRSFTSASALDSTGLTLELAPALTPEGLTEAPEFFSGFAAQPLVLARGLLVLADVAQTRYFQPTPSGMRDPICTANGDRMRFEAFSACNTVGVRLDLLAAAFDGGEIRHGTTNVDINQPLRETLGQVSPSELMHLAVGNDELRVSTLDATHVERKVELPDRWLKALGSSQELTRELELIGEAPAVQTRQFLATLPSGTGRRGHWSVSRMGVKPALRPGKGTVYAEGLNRLRAARRLGPQITRMRVYGLPQAPMAASVWEFSLPHGRLTFTLTAEHYRGFSGEGALLTKLAAPTAVDDSALISACLAFEPRIEIASLVAETGLDEERTGQGLAVLAGDGRVGFDLYEQAYFHRELPSDADRVIKDNPRLRHAKRLVTAGAVRPFDEHPGAFRVRGDHDEYIVRTDPPSCTCPWWRGHTGSRGVCKHILAAELSRTPSEPD